The following are from one region of the Etheostoma spectabile isolate EspeVRDwgs_2016 chromosome 15, UIUC_Espe_1.0, whole genome shotgun sequence genome:
- the phospho1 gene encoding probable phosphatase phospho1 isoform X2 gives MASNSANISSDKRFLIFFDFDETIVDETSDDLVVQAAPGQHLPGWLKDTYQPGRYNEYMQRVLTYLAEQGVTESDMRNIMEKIPATPGMITLFQFLRTRPPQDFEVVLLSDANTFFIESWLRRAGARPLFHRIFSNPATFNKDGRLVMRPFHSHDCPRCPNNLCKQVVVRDYVSRRTQERGRPYQRVFYVGDGANDFCPALSLGPRDVAFPRRDFPMHRLITETHEAMPGEFKAVTVPWVNAEEVVQRLRKLVAE, from the coding sequence ATGGCCTCCAATTCGGCGAACATCTCCTCCGACAAGCGCTTCCTCATCTTCTTTGACTTCGATGAGACCATCGTGGATGAAACCAGCGACGATCTAGTGGTGCAGGCCGCCCCTGGTCAGCACCTCCCGGGCTGGCTGAAGGACACCTACCAACCCGGCCGCTACAACGAGTACATGCAGCGCGTGCTGACCTACCTGGCCGAGCAGGGCGTCACCGAGAGCGACATGCGCAACATCATGGAGAAGATACCGGCCACCCCCGGCATGATCACCCTCTTCCAGTTCCTCCGCACCCGGCCCCCGCAGGACTTTGAAGTGGTGCTGTTGTCCGACGCCAACACCTTCTTCATCGAGTCCTGGCTCCGGCGTGCCGGTGCCCGCCCACTCTTCCACCGGATCTTCAGCAACCCGGCCACCTTCAACAAGGATGGTCGGCTGGTGATGCGGCCCTTTCACTCCCACGACTGCCCGCGCTGCCCCAACAACTTGTGCAAGCAGGTGGTCGTCAGGGACTACGTGTCTCGAAGGACGCAAGAGCGGGGCCGTCCGTACCAGAGGGTCTTCTACGTGGGGGACGGAGCCAACGACTTCTGCCCAGCGCTCTCCCTCGGGCCCCGGGACGTGGCTTTCCCGCGACGGGATTTCCCCATGCACCGGCTGATCACGGAGACCCATGAAGCCATGCCCGGGGAGTTCAAGGCCGTCACGGTGCCGTGGGTCAACGCGGAGGAAGTGGTGCAGAGGCTGAGGAAGCTGGTGGCAGAGTAG
- the eftud2 gene encoding 116 kDa U5 small nuclear ribonucleoprotein component, whose translation MDGPELIRNITLCGHLHHGKTCFVDCLIEQTHPEIRKRDDVDLRYTDILFTEQERGVGIKSTPVTMVLPDSRGKSYLFNIMDTPGHVNFSDEVTSSIRISDGVVLFIDAAEGVMLNTERLIKHAVQERMAITICINKVDRLIVELKLPPTDAYYKLRHIVDEVNGLLSTYSTDENLVVSPLLGNVCFASSQYSICFTLGSFAKIYSDTHGDINYNEFAQRLWGDIYFNPKTRKFTKKAPSSNSQRSFVEFVLEPLYKILSQVVGDCDTSLPRVLDELGIHLTKEELKLNIRPLLRLVCNRFFGEFTGFVDMCVHHIPSPQEGARNKIEHTYAGGMDSDLGEAMAECDPDGPLMCHTTKMYSTEDGVQFHAFGRVLSGTIQAGQPVKVLGENYTLEDEEDSQVCTLGRLWISVARYQIEVNRVPAGNWVLIEGCDQPIVKTATITEPRGNEEAQIFRPLKFNIASVIKIAVEPVNPSELPKMLDGLRKVNKSYPSLTTKVEESGEHVILGTGELYLDCVMHDLRKMYSEIDIKVADPVVTFCETVVETSSLKCFAETPNKKNKITMIAEPLEKGLAEDIENEVVQITWNRKKLGEFFQTKYDWDLLAARSIWAFGPDTTGPNILVDDTLPSEVDKALLGSVKDSIVQGFQWGTREGPLCDEPIRNVKFKILDAVIAQEPLHRGGGQVIPTARRVVYSAFLMATPRLMEPYYFVEVQAPADCVSAVYTVLARRRGHVTQDAPIPGSPLYTIKAFIPAIDSFGFETDLRTHTQGQAFALSVFHHWQIVPGDPLDKSIVIRPLEPQPAPHLAREFMIKTRRRKGLSEDVSISKFFDDPMLLELAKQDVVLNYPL comes from the exons ATGGACGGTCCTGAGCTAATCCGTAACATCACCCTGTGTGGTCACCTTCACCACGGCAAG aCCTGTTTTGTGGACTGCCTGATTGAACAGACGCACCCAGAAATCAGGAAAAGAGATGATGTGGAT ctCCGTTACACAGACATCCTCTTTACAGAACAGGAG AGAGGAGTTGGTATCAAGAGCACCCCTGTCACaatggtcctaccagactccagGGGCAAATCCTACCTTTTCAACATCATGGATACACCAG GCCACGTAAACTTCTCTGACGAGGTCACATCCAGCATCCGGATCTCAGACGGTGTTGTCCTCTTCATAGACGCAGCAGAAGGA GTGATGCTGAACACCGAGCGCCTGATCAAACATGCAGTTCAGGAGCGTATGGCCATCACCATCTGCATCAACAAGGTGGACCGGCTCATTGTGGAGCTCAAATTGCCTCCCACAGATGCTTATTATAAACTTCGTCACATTGTGGATGAGGTCAATGGTTTGCTCAG CACATACTCAACAGACGAGAACTTGGTGGTGTCTCCTCTCCTTGGAAATGTGTGCTTCGCCAGCTCTCAGTACAGCATCTGTTTCACTCTGGGTTCCTTTGCAAAGATCTACTCAGACACCCATG GTGACATCAACTATAATGAGTTTGCCCAGAGGCTTTGGGGAGACATATATTTCAACCCCAAAAC TCGCAAGTTCACAAAGAAAGCTCCCAGCAGTAACTCTCAGCGCAGCTTCGTGGAATTTGTCCTGGAGCCCCTCTACAAGATCCTCTCACAG GTGGTTGGGGATTGTGACACATCTCTCCCCAGAGTTCTGGATGAGTTGGGGATCCACCTGACTAAAGAGGAACTGAAGCTGAACATCAGACCCTTACTGAGGCTGGTCTGTAACCGCTTCTTTGGAGAGTTCACTg GCTTTGTGGACATGTGTGTACACCACATCCCCTCACCACAGGAGGGTGCTCGGAACAAGATAGAGCACACATACGCTGGAGGTATGGACTCAGACCTTGGGGAGGCCATGGCAGAGTGCGACCCTGAT GGTCCTTTGATGTGCCACACCACTAAGATGTACAGCACAGAGGATGGGGTTCAGTTCCATGCCTTTGGCAGGGTGCTGAGTGGGACCATTCAGGCAGGTCAGCCTGTCAAGGTTTTAGGAGAGAACTACACCCTTGAAGATGAAGAGGACTCCCAGGTCTGCACTTTGGGCCGTCTCTGGATTTCAGTTGCCAG ATACCAAATTGAAGTGAACCGAGTGCCAGCAGGCAACTGGGTTCTCATTGAAGGTTGTGACCAGCCAATCGTCAAGACCGCCACAATCACAGAGCCCAGAGGGAATGAAGAG GCTCAGATTTTCAGGCCACTGAAGTTCAACATAGCATCGGTTATAAAGATTGCAGTGGAGCCTGTCAACCCATCAGAGCTGCCGAAAATGTTGGACGGACTAAGGAAGGTCAACAAAAGCTATCCGTCTCTCACCACAAAG GTGGAGGAATCTGGAGAGCATGTTATCTTGGGGACAGGAGAGCTCTACCTGGACTGTGTCATGCACGACCTGCGAAAGATGTACTCTGAGATCGACATTAAA GTTGCTGACCCTGTTGTGACTTTCTGTGAAACGGTTGTGGAAACATCATCACTCAAGTGCTTCGCTGAAACgcctaacaaaaa GAATAAGATCACTATGATTGCTGAGCCCTTGGAGAAGGGGCTGGCTGAGGACATAGAGAACGAAGTGGTGCAGATCACATGGAACAG GAAGAAGCTGGGAGAGTTTTTCCAAACGAAGTACGACTGGGATCTGCTGGCTGCCAGGTCCATCTGGGCCTTCGGACCAGACACCACGGGACCAAACATCCTTGTAGACGACACACTGCCCTCCGAG gTGGACAAGGCGCTGCTCGGCTCAGTCAAAGACAGCATAGTTCAGGGCTTCCAGTGGGGCACCAGGGAGGGGCCGCTGTGTGATGAGC CCATCAGGAATGTCAAGTTTAAGATCCTTGACGCAGTCATTGCTCAGGAGCCTCTCCACCGAGGAGGGGGCCAGGTTATCCCTACAGCCAGGAGAGTGGTGTACTCGGCTTTCCTCATG GCCACTCCAAGGTTGATGGAGCCTTATTACTTTGTGGAGGTTCAGGCTCCAGCTGATTGTGTATCTGCCGTCTACACAGTGCTGGCTCGTAGAAG GGGTCATGTCACCCAGGATGCTCCTATTCCAGGGTCTCCTCTCTACACCATTAAGGCTTTCATCCCGGCCATCGACTCCTTTGGCTTTGAGACAGATCTTCGCACTCATACACAGGGACAGGCCTTTGCTCTGTCTGTGTTCCACCACTGGCAG ATTGTCCCTGGTGACCCTTTAGACAAGAGTATAGTGATCAGGCCTCTTGAGCCTCAGCCCGCCCCCCACCTGGCCAGAGAGTTCATGATCAAGACCCGAAGGCGCAAG GGTCTGAGCGAGGATGTGAGCATCAGCAAGTTCTTCGACGATCCTATGTTGTTGGAGCTGGCCAAACAGGACGTGGTGCTAAACTACCCCCTGTGA
- the phospho1 gene encoding probable phosphatase phospho1 isoform X1 — translation MGDSIFNCCYVPPHPPGEGELSGSRRSEIMASNSANISSDKRFLIFFDFDETIVDETSDDLVVQAAPGQHLPGWLKDTYQPGRYNEYMQRVLTYLAEQGVTESDMRNIMEKIPATPGMITLFQFLRTRPPQDFEVVLLSDANTFFIESWLRRAGARPLFHRIFSNPATFNKDGRLVMRPFHSHDCPRCPNNLCKQVVVRDYVSRRTQERGRPYQRVFYVGDGANDFCPALSLGPRDVAFPRRDFPMHRLITETHEAMPGEFKAVTVPWVNAEEVVQRLRKLVAE, via the coding sequence ATGGGGGATTCAATATTCAACTGCTGTTATGTCCCACCCCATCCCCCAGGCGAGGGGGAACTCTCCGGGTCCAGACGCTCAGAGATCATGGCCTCCAATTCGGCGAACATCTCCTCCGACAAGCGCTTCCTCATCTTCTTTGACTTCGATGAGACCATCGTGGATGAAACCAGCGACGATCTAGTGGTGCAGGCCGCCCCTGGTCAGCACCTCCCGGGCTGGCTGAAGGACACCTACCAACCCGGCCGCTACAACGAGTACATGCAGCGCGTGCTGACCTACCTGGCCGAGCAGGGCGTCACCGAGAGCGACATGCGCAACATCATGGAGAAGATACCGGCCACCCCCGGCATGATCACCCTCTTCCAGTTCCTCCGCACCCGGCCCCCGCAGGACTTTGAAGTGGTGCTGTTGTCCGACGCCAACACCTTCTTCATCGAGTCCTGGCTCCGGCGTGCCGGTGCCCGCCCACTCTTCCACCGGATCTTCAGCAACCCGGCCACCTTCAACAAGGATGGTCGGCTGGTGATGCGGCCCTTTCACTCCCACGACTGCCCGCGCTGCCCCAACAACTTGTGCAAGCAGGTGGTCGTCAGGGACTACGTGTCTCGAAGGACGCAAGAGCGGGGCCGTCCGTACCAGAGGGTCTTCTACGTGGGGGACGGAGCCAACGACTTCTGCCCAGCGCTCTCCCTCGGGCCCCGGGACGTGGCTTTCCCGCGACGGGATTTCCCCATGCACCGGCTGATCACGGAGACCCATGAAGCCATGCCCGGGGAGTTCAAGGCCGTCACGGTGCCGTGGGTCAACGCGGAGGAAGTGGTGCAGAGGCTGAGGAAGCTGGTGGCAGAGTAG